Part of the Scyliorhinus canicula chromosome 13, sScyCan1.1, whole genome shotgun sequence genome, ATAAGTGAACTCGaccagagaggggagggggtatcTGGGACTGAGAAAAATGGTGTGATGGGTATGGCTTTCAGCACAAGGCAGCTTTGGGGGAGCAAGATGTAAAAATCgcggatttttttttgttttgagttCCTATCCTGAATTTACAGTGAAAACCTTTGTCAAtttcttttacaggatattagaaggtGAGGGATTTGCAGTGGAAACTCAAACTAAAAATCAAGTCATGATCTGATGAATTCACTCTCTTCACtagaacctgaatatcattgCCTTTGAAGGtgaaaggagaaatgtttgtctgttcaagCTGCCTGAAAGTATTTCACACATCAGTCTGACTGGAAAAGGACCGACAGTGTCCAGTGAACTGACAGTTGGAAAGAGCTTTTTCCAGTCACACAGCCTGAGAAAACATTgcaccattcacagtggggagaaagcgTAATGCATTCTGCTTCAATTAATCTGGACACTCgtaccatggagaaaccatggaaatgtggagactgtggcAAGGGATTCAGTTACCCTTCCCTGCTGGAAAACCATtatcgcattcacactggggagagaccgttcacctgctccatgtgtggaaaaggattcactcagtcctcCAATctcctgacacaccagcgagctcACACTGAAGTTaagcctttcacctgctccatgtgtggaaaggaatttactcagtcatccaacctccgGACTCACAAGCGGGTTCACAGTGGGGATAGGCCGTTcaactgctccatgtgtgggaagggattcaatcatccgtccaacctgctgaaacaccagcgcattcacacaggagagaggccgttcacctgctccgtttgtgggaaaggattcactcaatcatcaaCTCTcctgatacaccagcgagttcacactgaggaaaagccattcacctgctccgtatgTGAGAAAGGATTCAATcatccatccaacctgctgaagcaccagcgagttcacacaggggagaggccattcacctgttctgtgtgCGGGAGAGGATTCACCCAATCATCTACTCTTGTGATACATCAGCGAGCTCACacagaggagaggccattcatctgctccatgtgtgggaagggattcatgagTTCATCCAAACTCcttacacaccagcgagttcacagcgGGGAAAGGcccttcacctgctccgtgtgtggaaaAGGATTCATGAGTTCATCTATCCTCCTgatacaccagcgaattcacactggggagaggccattcacctgctctgtgtgtgggaagggattcactcagtcgtcCAACCTGCTGAGCCACCGAAGACTTCACCAGCGACTGTAGGGGTCCAATGTTAATGATGTCCAGACTGAACAACGTTCATTCTGACCGACTGGGATTTTTTTCTGCTGATGTTAATAAGACATCCAACATACGTGTTATTTAATATTCTGGATCACCATCCCTCTTGACTCATCTGCTATTGCTACATTGTCAGACTGCTTATCTGACACCCAGTATTAGATGTGCAGAAATCTTTTGCAATGACAGTTTGGCAAAGCCAAAGCCATTGTTTTGGCACCTTCTCCCAACTCCATTCTTCTTGCTGTGGCAGTCTAGGATTAAGCCAACCTGTTTCCAACCTCAGTGTCACATTTCATGTCTTGAGTTCTGACCTTGTATCCATGCCATCACCAAGGATGCTGTAATATTGCTCGGTCTTCTCGTCTTTTTCCATTCATCTCTTGCTAAAACCTACATTCTTACCTTTTGTTAGGCTAGACTCAACTATTCAAGTGGATTCCTGGCTGGTCTCTTACATTCTACCCTCTGTGAACTTGGGGTCATCCAAAACATGGCTTCCTATGTCTTAACTCATAGAATCCCTCAGTGCACATctcgccatttggcccattgagtctgcaccaaccctctgaaagagtaccccacttaggcccacatcctcatcctatccctgtaacccctcctaacctgcacatcttttgacactaagggtcaatttaacatgccaaatccacctaactgtgactgggggaggaaactggagcacccaggggaaacacacgcagacacggggggaacgtgcacacTCTACATGAGTAATCACCCCAGgccaattgaacccaggtccctggtgctgtgaggcagcagtgctaaccactgtgccatccctcaCAGCAAGTCCTGCTTCCCCCATCACTCCTGTGCCTACTGACCTAAACTGACTCACAGTCAAACACCACCTTggctttaaaattctcatccttgttttcagatcAATCCATGGCCTCACCCATCTCTATTTCTGTAATATTCTCCAGCCACACAACTCTGTCAAATAATTGTGCTGccctaattctggtctcttgtgcattcccaattataATTGTGCCATCATTGGTGACCATACCTTTAGCTGCCAACGCCCCCACTACCTCTCTTGACTCCTTCACTATTGCTGAAATGATTGCTTCCCTGACGTTCAGTATCAAGTTATTAGAAATTGTGGGAATACTGAagctattgattttttttttcttgctccAAATCCTGTTCCCTAGCTACCAACTACATGTTTCTCTGGCAATAGTCCATTTCCAACCTCAGTGTCATATGTGACCCCAAGATGAGCTTCCGACTGCATATTTGTGTCATCACTAAGACCAGCTATTTTTAGTTCTGTATGTTTCAGATTATGACCAAGTCACCACATCTttgttttggattgtgggggtgaaacccacacagacatgaggagaatgggcAATCtctacacggatagtgacccagggccagatcgaacctgggttctcggccctgtgaggcagcatagctaaccactgtgtcatctgcTTCCCTCGTCTTAAGTCTGAGTAAATACTGTTCCCCGTCACCTTGTGCTCGCTGGCCTGCACAGGCTCCTGGTCAAGTAATATCttagttttaaaattctcatccttattttcaaatccctccatggtcttgcccctccctatttttgtaatttcctccagcccgACAACTCTTCGAAATATCTGTGTTCCtttaattctgacctcttgtgtATTCTGAATTGTAACCTGCTGCGTATTACGAATCATAATTGCTGCattattggtggctgtgccttcagctgcccggGCCCCAAGCTTTGGATTTCTCTCCTCCTTTAGGACACCACTTAACGtcaacatctttttttttaaaatataaatttagagtacccattttttttcaattaaggggcaatttagcttgaccaattctcctaccttgcacatcttttgggttgtggggacaaaacccacgcagacacagggagaatgtgcaaacttcacacggaaagtgacccagagccaggaacgAACCTAGAACCTCCGTgccatgaggcaccagtgctaaccactgcgccaccatgctgccctaaagtcAACGTCTTTGACCAatcttttggtcatctgatctaATATCTTCTTATGTGGTTTAGTTAGTATGCATCATTTTATAATGCTGCTGTGCAGCATTTTAGGACATTTTGGTACGTTAGAGGTGCTGGTAAACGTAAGTTGGTGTTTTTGAGGGCCTGTCACTCAGTATGAGGGAGGTGCATTTTCCGGCTGTGGGTGCGTTTTAAGTGAATTAGTGGAAGCAGATGTCACTCAGAATGAAGGAGGCAGGATTACATGGCCAGAGTGTCTGTTACTTAATGAGGGAGGTGGGCCTGTGTCTGTTTGGAGAAAGGCAGCATTTGCTCCCAACACTGCATGCGCAGTCCTGGTGTTGCGTCATTGCGAGCGATAGTCTACAAGTCAGCGTCTGTTTAGTACATACTGATGAAGAAATTATTTTAATGCACGACTCCTTGCATGTCTTGTTTACTTTCGCAATGTTCATTCTCATTTTGTGGGTAACCTCACAATTATAAACACAAAGGTCCAAATCATCATCATAAAATGTCTGACCATTTTATTTATCAGATAATTGATGTGATAATACCGCTATCAATTGTTGCCCCAATAGGATGAAGGGAGAAAAATTACAAGGCATGATCagtgagtttgcagatgacactaaaatagatggtattgtagacagtgacgaaggttatcaaaaattgcagcaggatcttggatcagctggggaaatgggccgagaaatggcaaatggagttcaatacagataagtgtgaggtgttgcattttggaaagtcaaatcaaggtaggactttcacggtgaatggtagaacctcagGGAGTATCGTGGAATAAAGGGCCATTGGAGTTCacggttctctaaaggtggagtGACAGGAAGCTAGGGCAGTGATGGCGATTTGtgacatgctggccttcatcagtcaagCCATTAAGTATAGAAGTTGaaaagttatgttgcagttgtacaggacgttgatgaggctgcacctggagtactgtgttcagttttggtcgccttgctataggaaagatgttattaaactggacaagtgcagaagagatttacaaggatgttgccaggattcAAGGGACTGAGGTAccgggagagattggacaggctaagtcttttttctttggagcataggagactgaggggagatcttatcgaAGTGTAGAAgatcatgaggggcatggatagggtgaacgcactcagtctttttcccagagTTGGGGAATCGAaaattagagggcataggttaacgttaagaggggaaagaattaatgggaacctgaggagctatttttttctttaaacacagagggtggtacgtatgtcgaatgagctgctggaggaaatggttgaggcaCGGACATTTGGCAACATttcaaaggcatttggacagatactttAATAGGAAAggtttaaagggatatgggccaaatgcag contains:
- the LOC119975438 gene encoding zinc finger protein 239-like; protein product: MHSASINLDTRTMEKPWKCGDCGKGFSYPSLLENHYRIHTGERPFTCSMCGKGFTQSSNLLTHQRAHTEVKPFTCSMCGKEFTQSSNLRTHKRVHSGDRPFNCSMCGKGFNHPSNLLKHQRIHTGERPFTCSVCGKGFTQSSTLLIHQRVHTEEKPFTCSVCEKGFNHPSNLLKHQRVHTGERPFTCSVCGRGFTQSSTLVIHQRAHTEERPFICSMCGKGFMSSSKLLTHQRVHSGERPFTCSVCGKGFMSSSILLIHQRIHTGERPFTCSVCGKGFTQSSNLLSHRRLHQRL